From the genome of Elusimicrobiota bacterium, one region includes:
- a CDS encoding acyltransferase family protein: MKRVFYVDLIRSYAILMVVVSHVFAPVCAAMMDYPRSVWWVFNLLDSWIRPCVPLFVMISGKLLLGSSREDSYLRFVWRRYSGILLPFFTWSLIYAYYECRMRGSDFSLPHAILQFLQGPTEYHLWFMYMILGLYLVAPFLRRWVQAALPGEIQALLVLWFGFLTLQFLFPGYISFAPGITLLNYGGYFVLGYFLDQTHYFEGKTGRLILLSLAIILFNAGGTFLLTLWNSGILDEKFYGGVAPLIVLYASASFLILKNINEEAPLLKTPGLRGTVLYISQDSFNLYLIHAFFIWLFIKGHLGFVLSEDTGPSPLIGVPLTTTAVLACSLGLSFILGKIPGVSRLFVTNKS, from the coding sequence GTGAAACGCGTTTTCTACGTGGATCTGATCCGCTCATACGCCATCCTCATGGTGGTGGTGAGCCATGTTTTCGCGCCGGTCTGCGCCGCGATGATGGATTATCCCCGCTCCGTGTGGTGGGTTTTCAACCTGCTCGATTCATGGATCCGGCCCTGCGTGCCGCTCTTTGTCATGATCAGCGGCAAACTGCTCCTCGGCTCCTCCCGGGAAGACTCCTATCTCCGTTTTGTCTGGAGACGGTATTCGGGGATTCTCCTGCCGTTTTTCACCTGGTCCCTGATCTACGCCTACTACGAATGCCGCATGCGCGGGAGCGACTTTTCCCTGCCCCATGCCATTCTGCAGTTCCTGCAGGGCCCGACCGAGTATCACCTCTGGTTCATGTACATGATCCTGGGGCTTTATCTTGTTGCGCCTTTTCTGCGCCGATGGGTTCAGGCCGCTCTTCCGGGAGAAATTCAGGCGCTGCTGGTTCTCTGGTTTGGTTTTCTGACTCTGCAGTTTCTCTTCCCAGGCTATATCAGTTTTGCTCCCGGGATCACGCTTCTGAATTATGGGGGGTATTTTGTACTCGGTTACTTTCTGGATCAGACCCATTACTTCGAGGGGAAAACCGGCCGGCTGATTCTCCTGTCGTTGGCGATCATCCTTTTTAACGCAGGGGGGACATTTCTTTTGACCCTCTGGAACAGCGGAATACTCGATGAGAAGTTTTACGGCGGCGTCGCGCCGCTCATCGTCCTCTATGCCTCCGCTTCCTTTTTGATCCTGAAAAACATCAACGAAGAGGCGCCCCTCCTGAAAACCCCCGGACTGCGCGGAACCGTCCTCTACATCAGCCAGGACAGTTTTAACCTCTACCTGATCCATGCCTTCTTCATCTGGCTGTTCATCAAAGGACACCTGGGTTTTGTGCTCTCCGAAGACACCGGCCCCTCGCCGCTCATCGGCGTGCCTCTCACCACCACCGCTGTCCTGGCCTGCTCATTAGGCCTATCGTTCATCCTCGGTAAGATTCCGGGGGTTTCACGGCTGTTCGTCACCAATAAATCGTAA
- a CDS encoding excinuclease ABC subunit UvrC — MDLHSIPHSPGVYLMRDQTGRILYVGKALDLAKRVSSYFTRNADHPPKISALVASIHHIDYIPTASEREALVMEQGLIRRLQPHFNTMWRDDKSYPYVKLTSKEDFPRLFLTRQRTRDGSNYFGPYPNTGSIRHLLRYLWTHKFFPLRPCRYDFSEAHPLPIEKARGCLYYHTRECPAPCVGRISKDDYRRIAQEAAFFFQGKYKRLIGTWEEEMREASQTQNYERAAQLRDNLSALRHMDERVTVRQIHLDDVVARVDRSRAVTELQQALQLKRPPLRLECFDISHSQGVETVASLVVFERGVPIKSEYRKFKIKTVRGIDDFAGMGEVVGRRYRRLRAEQRPLPDFILIDGGKGQLSAARNAIRSALRKGPLPAMAALAKREEEVFLPDQDIPVSLPKDSAALLLLQRVRDEAHRFAVTFHRLRRAKRFLP; from the coding sequence ATGGATCTGCACTCGATCCCGCACTCACCCGGCGTTTATTTGATGCGCGATCAGACCGGGCGCATTCTCTACGTAGGCAAGGCCCTGGACCTGGCCAAACGGGTGTCTTCTTACTTCACCAGGAATGCCGATCACCCGCCCAAGATTTCCGCGCTGGTGGCGTCGATCCATCATATCGATTACATTCCGACCGCCAGTGAACGCGAAGCCCTGGTCATGGAACAAGGGCTCATCCGCCGCCTCCAGCCGCATTTCAACACGATGTGGCGCGATGACAAGTCCTACCCTTACGTCAAACTCACCTCAAAAGAGGATTTCCCGCGGCTTTTTCTGACACGCCAGCGAACGCGGGACGGTTCCAACTATTTCGGTCCTTACCCGAACACGGGTTCGATCCGCCATCTGCTGCGATACCTCTGGACCCATAAATTTTTTCCGCTGCGCCCCTGCCGCTATGACTTTTCGGAAGCCCACCCGCTCCCCATTGAGAAAGCCAGGGGATGCCTCTACTATCACACCCGGGAGTGCCCGGCGCCGTGCGTGGGACGCATTTCAAAAGACGATTACCGCCGGATCGCTCAGGAGGCGGCGTTCTTTTTCCAGGGGAAATACAAACGCCTGATCGGGACCTGGGAAGAGGAAATGCGGGAAGCCTCTCAAACACAAAACTATGAACGAGCCGCCCAACTGCGGGATAATCTATCCGCCCTGCGGCACATGGACGAACGGGTTACGGTGCGGCAGATCCATCTGGACGACGTGGTGGCCCGGGTGGACCGCTCCCGCGCAGTGACCGAGCTGCAACAGGCGCTTCAACTAAAGCGGCCGCCGCTGCGGCTGGAGTGTTTTGACATCTCGCACAGTCAAGGCGTGGAGACGGTCGCTTCTCTGGTGGTCTTCGAACGGGGCGTCCCAATAAAAAGCGAGTACCGGAAATTCAAAATTAAAACGGTCCGGGGGATCGATGATTTCGCGGGCATGGGCGAAGTTGTCGGCCGCCGCTACCGCCGCCTGCGCGCGGAACAACGTCCCTTGCCTGATTTCATCCTGATCGATGGGGGGAAAGGTCAGCTCTCGGCCGCACGGAACGCTATCCGGTCGGCTCTCCGCAAAGGCCCCCTGCCGGCCATGGCCGCGCTGGCCAAGCGCGAAGAAGAGGTGTTTCTTCCGGATCAGGACATACCGGTCTCTTTACCCAAAGACTCCGCCGCGCTGCTTCTGCTCCAGCGTGTTCGCGACGAGGCCCACCGTTTTGCCGTCACATTCCATCGCCTTCGACGCGCCAAACGCTTCCTGCCCTGA
- a CDS encoding sodium:calcium antiporter yields MNTSALKKMIPLGLALGLCLQWIFLRQIDLNWSAPWQPVLPGLAVFGAAFLLSWAAELAQMDIPQALALAFVALVAVLPEYAVDMYFAWIAGKDPSYIPYVTANMTGGNRLLIGVGWAAVVFAFWYKTGRKGISLEPGHRLEIFSLTAATIYSFIIPFKKNMSLMDSFFLLIIFAAYMIAAARSHMVEPELGEGPVESLSRLPALPRRIVTLFLFLLAGFSIIRAAGPFAEGLLATGKQLGVEEFLLVQWLAPLASESPEFIVAILFAVRGKPSAGIGTLVSSKVNQWTLLVGMLPIAYALSSHATHPLTMDARQAEEVLLTSAQSLFAIILLCDLEFSLWDGVVIFVLFVTQLFFTSTAQRLAYSGVYLVLAAGLLATRPSLRQGLATTCREGFRKINFFRQ; encoded by the coding sequence ATGAATACCTCTGCACTCAAGAAGATGATTCCACTCGGGCTGGCCCTGGGGCTGTGCCTGCAGTGGATTTTTTTACGACAAATCGATCTGAATTGGTCAGCGCCCTGGCAACCGGTCCTTCCCGGGCTCGCGGTTTTTGGAGCCGCCTTCCTCCTGTCCTGGGCGGCTGAGCTGGCTCAGATGGACATCCCGCAGGCGCTGGCGCTGGCGTTTGTGGCGCTGGTCGCGGTTCTGCCGGAGTATGCGGTGGATATGTATTTTGCCTGGATTGCCGGAAAGGATCCCTCCTACATTCCATATGTGACCGCGAATATGACCGGAGGCAACCGTCTTTTGATCGGCGTCGGATGGGCCGCTGTTGTTTTCGCTTTCTGGTACAAGACCGGCCGAAAAGGAATCTCTCTTGAACCAGGGCACCGCCTGGAGATTTTCTCGCTCACCGCGGCAACGATCTATTCCTTCATAATCCCTTTTAAGAAAAATATGTCCCTGATGGATTCGTTTTTCTTGTTGATCATCTTCGCGGCTTATATGATTGCCGCGGCCCGTTCGCATATGGTTGAACCCGAACTGGGTGAAGGACCGGTGGAGTCTCTGTCCCGGTTGCCGGCACTTCCCCGCCGCATCGTCACACTCTTTTTATTTTTACTGGCGGGGTTCAGTATCATCCGCGCGGCCGGTCCTTTTGCGGAAGGCCTGCTGGCGACCGGAAAGCAGCTGGGTGTGGAGGAATTTCTGCTGGTTCAGTGGCTGGCGCCGCTGGCCTCCGAATCCCCTGAATTCATCGTGGCCATCCTCTTCGCGGTGAGGGGCAAGCCCAGCGCCGGCATCGGAACGCTCGTTTCCTCCAAGGTGAATCAGTGGACGCTCCTGGTGGGAATGCTTCCCATCGCTTACGCATTGTCTTCGCACGCGACGCATCCCTTGACGATGGATGCCCGGCAGGCGGAGGAAGTCCTGCTGACGTCTGCGCAGTCCTTGTTCGCGATCATTTTGTTGTGTGATCTGGAATTTTCGCTGTGGGACGGTGTTGTGATCTTCGTTCTTTTCGTCACCCAACTTTTCTTCACGAGTACGGCCCAGCGGCTGGCGTATTCCGGAGTCTACCTGGTGCTAGCCGCCGGACTTCTCGCCACGCGGCCCTCGCTCCGTCAGGGGCTGGCAACCACCTGCCGGGAAGGTTTCCGAAAAATCAACTTCTTCCGTCAATAA
- a CDS encoding isoprenylcysteine carboxylmethyltransferase family protein, with product MSKILVIILGTAVILTLSKRSLLRPTVHGFYRFFAFEAILFLIVMNSAFWGFGMGGWMEILARLFLITSLVLAICSFYFLIKRGKPVAATSPNATTLGFENTTQLVTTDVYRWIRHPMYASLLYLAWGSGLKNLSLWSVGLMLVVTIALIATAKVEEKENLTRFGEAYRQYMSRTRRFIPFVY from the coding sequence ATGAGCAAAATCCTTGTCATTATTCTCGGGACGGCGGTCATTTTGACGCTATCGAAACGCTCACTTCTTCGACCAACGGTTCACGGGTTTTACCGCTTTTTCGCATTTGAAGCGATCCTCTTTTTGATCGTAATGAACTCCGCTTTCTGGGGATTCGGCATGGGGGGCTGGATGGAAATTCTGGCAAGGCTATTTCTGATCACGTCGCTTGTCCTGGCCATTTGCAGTTTTTACTTTCTCATCAAACGCGGCAAGCCTGTGGCCGCGACCTCGCCGAACGCCACAACCCTTGGATTTGAAAATACTACCCAACTTGTCACCACCGACGTCTATCGGTGGATCCGTCATCCAATGTATGCGTCACTGCTTTATCTGGCGTGGGGTTCAGGACTAAAAAACCTATCCCTTTGGAGTGTTGGACTCATGCTCGTGGTAACGATCGCTTTGATTGCCACGGCCAAGGTGGAAGAGAAGGAAAACCTGACGCGTTTTGGCGAAGCCTACCGGCAGTACATGTCCCGCACCCGCCGTTTTATTCCCTTCGTTTATTGA
- a CDS encoding NAD+ synthase — translation MKIALAQINPTVGDIVGNVRRIQAFAARAAARKADLVVFPELSITGYPPRDLLDHHQFIERNQRAVQDLARQTRHTAMIVGFADDNPKKTGNPLCNAVALLHRGHVIAVRHKMLLPTYDIFDETRYFACADRNAPVPFLRHSMGLTICEDMWNDAAFWPRRPYSADPIQHQHRQGADLFINISSSPFHRGKTRTRLDLVRRHVQQSRRPFFFVNQVGANDEIIFDGNSFAVDAEGRLLGQAKSFEEDLLIFDSNASGKAIWTEDSDIKQVRDALILGLRDYTRKCGFSKVVLGLSGGIDSAVTAALAVKALGAQNVLGVSMPSPFSSKGSVNDARSLAKNLGIKLISIPITSIFLEFKRALKPAFGKRPADVTEENLQARIRGMELMALSNKFGMLLLTTGNKSELSMGYCTLYGDMNGGLAVISDVPKTLVYKLGRLLNKPRTVIPEPCFTKPPSAELRPNQTDQDSLPPYDILDALIESYVEEGKDVEEIAATGYPKRLVEKVLATIDRNEYKRRQAPPGLRISPKAFGIGRRMPIARGDFRS, via the coding sequence GTGAAAATCGCTCTGGCCCAAATCAACCCGACTGTCGGAGATATCGTCGGGAACGTGCGCCGCATTCAGGCCTTTGCGGCACGCGCGGCCGCGCGAAAAGCCGACCTGGTCGTTTTTCCAGAACTCTCCATTACCGGTTATCCGCCGCGCGATTTGCTGGATCACCACCAATTCATCGAGCGAAACCAGAGAGCGGTACAGGATCTCGCCCGGCAGACCCGGCACACGGCCATGATCGTCGGATTTGCTGACGACAACCCAAAAAAAACGGGAAACCCGCTCTGCAACGCGGTGGCGCTCCTGCACCGCGGACACGTTATTGCCGTACGCCACAAGATGCTTTTGCCGACCTACGATATTTTTGATGAAACCCGGTACTTCGCCTGTGCCGACCGGAACGCGCCGGTTCCTTTTTTGCGCCATTCGATGGGTCTGACCATCTGCGAGGATATGTGGAACGACGCGGCTTTCTGGCCGCGCCGCCCCTATTCGGCCGATCCCATTCAACATCAGCACCGGCAGGGGGCTGATCTGTTTATCAACATCTCCAGTTCGCCTTTTCATCGCGGCAAGACCCGCACACGGCTGGACCTCGTTCGCCGCCACGTGCAACAATCGCGGCGCCCCTTTTTCTTTGTGAATCAGGTTGGAGCCAATGACGAGATCATCTTTGACGGCAACAGCTTTGCCGTCGATGCCGAAGGCCGCCTGCTGGGCCAGGCCAAGAGCTTCGAAGAAGACTTATTAATTTTTGATTCCAATGCCAGCGGAAAAGCGATATGGACAGAAGACTCGGACATTAAACAGGTCCGGGACGCGCTGATCCTTGGCCTGCGTGATTACACCCGGAAATGTGGTTTTTCAAAAGTGGTGCTCGGATTGAGCGGGGGAATCGACTCCGCGGTCACGGCAGCGTTAGCGGTGAAGGCTCTGGGCGCTCAAAATGTACTGGGCGTATCCATGCCGTCGCCCTTCTCTTCCAAGGGCAGCGTTAATGACGCGAGGTCCCTTGCTAAGAACCTTGGCATTAAACTGATTTCGATCCCTATTACATCTATTTTCTTGGAATTTAAACGGGCCTTGAAACCGGCTTTTGGCAAACGTCCCGCAGATGTGACGGAAGAAAACCTGCAGGCGCGCATACGGGGCATGGAATTGATGGCGCTTTCCAACAAATTCGGGATGCTTCTGCTCACCACCGGCAACAAGTCAGAGCTTTCCATGGGCTATTGCACCCTGTACGGCGACATGAACGGCGGACTGGCGGTGATCTCGGACGTTCCCAAGACGCTGGTCTATAAACTTGGCCGTCTTCTCAACAAGCCTCGCACGGTCATCCCTGAGCCCTGTTTTACAAAACCGCCATCGGCCGAGCTGCGCCCCAATCAAACCGACCAGGACAGCCTGCCGCCTTACGATATTCTGGACGCACTTATCGAGTCGTACGTTGAAGAGGGGAAAGATGTGGAGGAGATCGCCGCAACGGGTTACCCGAAACGGCTGGTTGAAAAAGTTCTGGCCACGATCGACCGCAACGAATACAAACGGCGACAGGCGCCGCCGGGCCTACGCATCTCGCCGAAAGCCTTCGGCATCGGCCGCCGCATGCCTATCGCCCGTGGCGACTTTCGGTCCTGA
- a CDS encoding diguanylate cyclase, whose translation MTFFLQMRERFRRWIRPGWDQITRFWSVFSMRAKLSFVFSGLILGMTVFFYVFAVFQTTREIKISAIYKGHAVAEALKGEVVYALQSKNFPNLDFTFHRLASSKNDIAYVILLDPRGVILSGSEPEQAGQTLADSITRQSLSSAGARVQFKRRDIEGQGFSELCDVSVPIISRGKRVATLRVGISLTQYLLANAPRIRWTIALFALPFAFLSILIAMKLSQSITHPLRALTQAVSEVGQGNYSVQLPLSRHDEIGEVAQIFNKMALNLKENFSKVSDMANRDGLTGLYNARFFQEALAHELERVKRNGQPLSLIILDADRFKRVNDRYGHPVGDQILQHVSRMVRSVLRGYDVLARYGGEEFIALLTDTAAPQALILAQRLRKTVEQHPYALKEGGVIKVTISIGVAQSRPPHERKEVISQADQALYRAKETGRNKVVLFKSTDAAELPDQKSSPAPAAPTTPTFL comes from the coding sequence ATGACGTTTTTCCTCCAAATGCGCGAGCGTTTTCGACGATGGATCCGGCCCGGCTGGGATCAAATCACCCGTTTCTGGAGCGTTTTCAGCATGCGCGCCAAATTGTCGTTTGTTTTCAGCGGGCTGATCCTGGGGATGACGGTTTTTTTCTATGTTTTTGCGGTTTTTCAAACGACCCGTGAAATCAAGATCAGCGCCATCTATAAAGGGCACGCCGTTGCTGAGGCGCTGAAAGGCGAGGTCGTCTACGCGCTTCAGAGCAAGAATTTTCCCAATCTGGATTTTACGTTTCACCGGCTGGCGTCCAGCAAAAACGATATCGCTTATGTGATTCTTCTGGATCCCAGAGGCGTTATCCTGTCCGGCAGCGAACCGGAACAGGCGGGCCAGACCCTGGCCGATTCGATCACCCGCCAGAGCCTGTCTTCGGCGGGGGCGCGTGTGCAGTTCAAACGGCGGGACATCGAGGGGCAGGGCTTCAGCGAGTTATGCGATGTGTCCGTTCCGATTATCTCGCGCGGCAAGCGCGTGGCCACGCTGCGGGTGGGGATTTCGCTGACCCAGTACCTGCTGGCCAACGCCCCCCGCATCCGTTGGACGATAGCGCTTTTCGCGCTTCCGTTCGCCTTCTTGTCGATTTTGATAGCCATGAAACTCTCGCAGTCCATCACCCATCCGCTGAGAGCGCTCACCCAGGCGGTCTCCGAAGTGGGTCAGGGGAATTACAGCGTCCAGCTGCCGCTCAGCCGCCACGATGAAATCGGCGAAGTGGCTCAGATCTTCAATAAAATGGCGTTGAATTTGAAGGAGAATTTCTCAAAAGTGTCCGATATGGCGAACCGGGATGGACTCACCGGTCTCTACAATGCACGTTTCTTTCAAGAGGCGCTGGCGCACGAGCTTGAGCGCGTGAAGCGCAACGGCCAACCCTTGTCGTTGATTATTCTGGACGCGGACCGCTTCAAGCGGGTCAATGACCGTTACGGCCATCCGGTCGGAGACCAGATCCTGCAGCATGTGAGCCGGATGGTGCGTTCGGTTCTGCGCGGTTATGATGTGCTGGCCCGTTACGGCGGCGAGGAGTTCATTGCGCTTCTAACGGATACGGCCGCACCGCAGGCGCTCATTTTAGCCCAACGCCTGCGAAAAACAGTGGAGCAGCACCCCTATGCTTTGAAAGAGGGCGGCGTCATCAAGGTCACGATCAGCATTGGCGTGGCGCAATCCCGGCCTCCTCACGAACGAAAAGAGGTGATCAGCCAGGCGGATCAGGCCCTCTACCGTGCCAAGGAAACCGGCCGGAATAAAGTCGTCCTGTTTAAATCCACAGACGCGGCTGAACTCCCGGACCAGAAATCATCGCCTGCCCCTGCCGCCCCCACGACACCGACCTTTCTTTAG
- a CDS encoding NlpC/P60 family protein: MAYWIEEDLLPEDILSVDEPAERPFRRLWQALRHLVDWPKQVRRWFQEQVRGEVRTFQQIRWDDHLSVRKGFLVGVLIGFSAVGSTLWALSSLPYFTGRSPEPVLSSHQIPIPRFAVPTELSWFFIQFPYVSPSSVIRQKNNHTFIINDKPHRREYVIVVGQQFRRVEIYRSDDGTQSRQVQVFTPGAKKIVWFNGPKVVGQSQATDGNLWMWRGPLWNAHHLKIYGLADSWLYAPYKKYSCAGFVHRFLFEAGIRVPILDAWDLARQPWKAISREEMEPGDIITIRAASRAHQRFWRHRITHVGVYIGNGKMIHASSDRRSKRAWVRIANLDDFRGRLDKILRPPELL, encoded by the coding sequence ATGGCTTACTGGATTGAAGAAGACCTTCTTCCCGAAGATATTTTATCGGTTGACGAGCCGGCCGAGCGGCCCTTCCGGCGGCTTTGGCAAGCGCTGCGTCATTTAGTAGACTGGCCAAAGCAGGTGCGCCGGTGGTTCCAGGAGCAGGTTCGGGGCGAGGTTCGAACGTTTCAACAGATTCGATGGGATGACCATTTGAGTGTTCGTAAGGGATTTCTGGTTGGGGTCTTGATCGGTTTCTCAGCTGTTGGGTCAACGTTGTGGGCGCTTTCCTCCCTGCCGTATTTCACCGGGCGTTCTCCCGAACCGGTTCTTTCGTCTCATCAAATCCCGATTCCGCGTTTCGCCGTGCCCACAGAGCTCTCCTGGTTCTTTATCCAGTTTCCTTATGTGTCCCCCTCCTCCGTGATCCGTCAGAAAAATAATCACACGTTTATCATCAACGATAAACCGCACCGCCGGGAATACGTCATTGTGGTCGGGCAGCAGTTCCGGCGGGTTGAAATTTACCGATCGGATGACGGGACACAGTCCCGGCAAGTTCAGGTCTTTACGCCGGGGGCCAAAAAGATTGTCTGGTTTAACGGTCCGAAAGTGGTGGGGCAGTCTCAGGCGACGGATGGTAATCTGTGGATGTGGCGGGGGCCGCTCTGGAACGCGCACCATTTGAAGATTTACGGATTAGCCGATAGCTGGCTGTACGCACCCTACAAAAAGTACTCCTGCGCCGGATTTGTCCACCGATTCCTTTTTGAAGCCGGTATTCGTGTTCCGATTCTGGATGCCTGGGATTTGGCGCGCCAGCCGTGGAAAGCCATTTCGCGCGAGGAGATGGAGCCGGGAGACATCATCACCATCCGGGCCGCTAGCCGGGCGCATCAGCGGTTCTGGCGCCACCGGATTACGCACGTGGGGGTGTATATCGGCAACGGCAAGATGATTCACGCTTCCTCGGACCGGCGTTCGAAACGCGCATGGGTCCGCATCGCCAATCTCGACGACTTCCGCGGCCGCCTCGATAAAATTCTCCGCCCGCCTGAACTCCTCTAA
- a CDS encoding four helix bundle protein, with product MGGFHAFEDIQAWGRARELARQVYLVSNTDDFRRDYGLRDQIRRASVSVISNIAEGFERDGNTEFARFLTMAKGSSGEVRAQVYIALDQGYISQDQAQKLISLAQEVSRMIAGLIAYLRSHH from the coding sequence ATGGGTGGTTTTCATGCGTTTGAGGATATTCAAGCTTGGGGTCGGGCGAGGGAACTGGCCCGGCAGGTTTATTTGGTTTCCAACACCGATGATTTTCGCAGAGACTACGGTTTACGAGACCAAATACGAAGAGCAAGTGTCTCGGTTATTTCAAATATTGCCGAGGGTTTCGAAAGAGATGGGAATACTGAATTCGCAAGATTCTTGACGATGGCCAAGGGTTCCAGCGGAGAAGTCCGGGCGCAGGTCTATATTGCTCTGGATCAGGGGTACATTAGTCAGGATCAAGCGCAGAAGTTGATCTCATTAGCCCAAGAAGTAAGCCGAATGATCGCCGGCCTTATCGCCTATCTCCGTTCCCATCATTAG
- a CDS encoding DUF2079 domain-containing protein codes for MTTYSGRLLLQLASLHIHGIVLAMWLPVFYSTLCKMLAVPVGAAAVYVLTPRGWKRIQSWISAEQPPRIIRWVGGILLVFFAGWMLVLKTCQYLVLQSMHHVSMYLSMIWQTGAAGFLPNSFLHLRTQLGDHFEPVTVLYTPLARLAGSPLLVICVHGLLILSSIFIVWHLCRRVGLSRGWGYLISAWFLTNPFFQGCLSTAFYPTPLAIPLFLMVLLSWEKDRWRAMVLWSMGLLLTKEEAGIALAALGIASCCLPHKRKLGLILLATGLGGWLVSLSIMGHFQQDLPSKWRYFTGGASGDPPPTALGVISHPLQLIERWAWPPQRFTPFLSLLYSTGGLILFFPPAFLAVLLTNAPHQIAFPDYNLYWLLVFNYSSYLVPLLCWGTVHGLARAWTWKKRLRPYLVAIVLATTSIGCYRMAVHVAFIHLSPQKLQAAWSALLSIGPNESVWTSSAFAPALSFRPKIALYNEEYEADAFSFIPDVILVDVQDLLRDGPETQARLNQYLEANNFRLQSQNRGVLLFRRLL; via the coding sequence TTGACAACCTATTCAGGCAGACTCCTGCTGCAGTTGGCGTCCCTTCACATTCACGGAATCGTTCTGGCGATGTGGCTGCCGGTGTTTTATTCCACCCTCTGCAAGATGCTGGCCGTGCCTGTTGGCGCGGCGGCGGTTTACGTCCTGACCCCTCGGGGGTGGAAGCGGATTCAATCCTGGATTTCTGCCGAACAACCTCCTCGGATTATTCGATGGGTGGGGGGCATTCTCCTGGTGTTCTTCGCGGGCTGGATGCTGGTTCTCAAGACGTGCCAGTACCTGGTTCTCCAGAGCATGCATCATGTTTCGATGTATCTGTCGATGATCTGGCAGACGGGCGCCGCAGGGTTTTTGCCGAACTCCTTCCTTCATTTGCGCACGCAGTTGGGTGACCATTTTGAACCCGTGACCGTCCTCTACACGCCCCTGGCGCGGCTGGCGGGCTCTCCTCTACTGGTCATCTGTGTTCATGGGCTCCTGATCTTGTCGAGTATTTTTATCGTGTGGCATCTCTGCCGCCGCGTGGGGTTGAGCCGGGGATGGGGCTATCTGATCAGCGCATGGTTTTTGACGAATCCTTTTTTCCAGGGATGCTTGAGCACGGCTTTTTATCCCACGCCCCTGGCGATACCCTTATTCTTAATGGTGCTTTTGTCCTGGGAGAAAGATCGATGGAGAGCGATGGTGCTCTGGTCTATGGGACTCTTATTGACGAAAGAAGAAGCCGGGATCGCGCTGGCAGCCTTAGGCATCGCCTCTTGTTGTCTTCCCCATAAACGAAAACTCGGATTGATCCTCCTGGCGACAGGCCTGGGTGGATGGCTGGTCTCCTTGAGCATCATGGGCCACTTCCAGCAGGATCTCCCCTCGAAATGGAGATACTTCACCGGGGGCGCCAGCGGGGATCCACCGCCCACGGCTTTGGGAGTGATTTCTCATCCCCTTCAGCTGATCGAACGTTGGGCCTGGCCGCCGCAAAGATTCACACCCTTTTTGTCACTCCTCTATTCAACCGGGGGTCTTATCCTATTTTTTCCACCCGCTTTTCTGGCGGTGCTTCTAACGAATGCCCCGCATCAGATCGCATTTCCTGACTACAACTTGTACTGGCTTCTGGTTTTTAATTATTCGTCATATCTGGTACCGCTCCTGTGCTGGGGAACGGTTCATGGTTTGGCGAGAGCCTGGACGTGGAAAAAACGGCTGCGCCCTTACCTGGTGGCCATTGTTCTGGCGACAACCAGCATTGGCTGTTACCGGATGGCGGTCCATGTCGCTTTCATACACTTGTCCCCGCAGAAACTGCAGGCGGCCTGGTCAGCCCTGTTGAGCATCGGCCCGAACGAATCAGTCTGGACCTCTTCCGCTTTTGCGCCCGCTCTCTCTTTTCGACCGAAGATCGCCCTGTATAACGAAGAGTATGAAGCCGATGCGTTTTCGTTCATCCCTGACGTGATCCTGGTGGATGTCCAGGACCTGCTGCGCGATGGGCCGGAAACCCAGGCCCGGTTGAATCAGTACCTGGAAGCGAACAACTTCCGGCTGCAGAGTCAGAATCGCGGGGTACTTCTTTTTCGCCGTCTCCTCTAA
- a CDS encoding zf-HC2 domain-containing protein — MIRCDQVRASLEAYYDHECVPEERQALETHLATCPTCREELDQWVHLSTELFPDQTVQAPPFLWTRVLAGIEDREALQKDPWWVQWRWMSQITAAASLFVILTSAYYFQTATPSLDTLLEGGTTQQEAIQLVSAVTTNPNHTGLVLGGESWVEN; from the coding sequence ATGATCCGCTGCGACCAAGTTCGAGCTTCTCTGGAAGCCTATTATGATCACGAATGCGTGCCCGAAGAACGGCAGGCGCTCGAAACTCATTTAGCGACCTGTCCAACCTGCCGCGAAGAACTGGACCAATGGGTTCATTTATCGACTGAACTATTCCCGGATCAAACGGTCCAGGCTCCTCCTTTTCTGTGGACCCGCGTTCTGGCGGGGATCGAAGATCGGGAGGCCCTGCAGAAAGATCCCTGGTGGGTGCAGTGGCGCTGGATGAGCCAGATCACCGCCGCGGCAAGCCTCTTTGTTATTCTCACATCCGCTTATTATTTCCAGACGGCCACCCCATCGCTGGACACCTTGCTGGAAGGCGGGACAACTCAACAGGAAGCGATCCAATTGGTTTCGGCCGTCACAACAAATCCGAATCACACCGGTCTTGTTTTAGGAGGAGAATCATGGGTGGAAAATTAA